In one bacterium genomic region, the following are encoded:
- the gap gene encoding type I glyceraldehyde-3-phosphate dehydrogenase, whose amino-acid sequence MIRIAINGFGRIGRNAFKIAFARPDIRIVAINDLADTRTLAHLLKHDSNYGAYRHDVDFDERHIIVDGKKIIVTAEREPQKLPWKKLKIDVVIESTGRFVKGEDASLHIKAGARKVVISAPAKGDDSQVATHVIGVNEDALDIKQFNVYSNASCTTNCITPVAAVIEEAFGIEKAMMTTTHSYTASQALQDAPSKDLREGRNAAENIVPTSTGATIAAAKALPALEGVFQGLSVRVPTPVVSLADFTFLVKRDVTVEEVNKVLKKAAASPRFRHVLAYTEEELVSSDFIGNPHSSIVDSKLTNVVGSNMLKVVAWYDNEWGYSNRLVELVALVGKKLK is encoded by the coding sequence ATGATTAGAATTGCTATTAATGGTTTTGGCCGGATTGGTCGTAATGCGTTTAAGATTGCTTTTGCTCGCCCAGATATTCGGATTGTTGCAATTAATGATTTAGCCGATACTCGCACTTTGGCGCATCTTTTAAAGCATGACTCCAATTATGGGGCCTATCGTCATGATGTTGATTTTGATGAGCGCCATATTATTGTAGATGGTAAGAAAATTATTGTAACTGCCGAGCGTGAACCGCAGAAGTTGCCGTGGAAAAAGCTCAAAATTGATGTTGTAATTGAGTCGACTGGACGTTTTGTAAAAGGAGAAGATGCTAGTTTGCATATTAAAGCGGGTGCTCGTAAGGTAGTGATATCGGCCCCTGCCAAGGGTGATGACAGTCAGGTGGCAACCCATGTAATTGGCGTGAATGAAGATGCACTCGACATCAAGCAATTTAATGTTTACTCTAATGCTAGCTGTACTACAAACTGTATTACCCCAGTAGCGGCCGTTATTGAAGAGGCTTTTGGAATTGAAAAAGCCATGATGACTACCACCCATAGTTATACGGCTAGTCAGGCATTGCAAGATGCGCCGTCAAAAGACCTGCGTGAAGGTCGTAATGCTGCAGAAAATATTGTCCCAACTAGCACTGGTGCCACTATTGCGGCGGCTAAAGCGCTACCAGCTTTGGAGGGCGTATTTCAGGGGCTGTCAGTTCGGGTGCCAACTCCGGTTGTTTCGCTGGCAGATTTTACCTTCTTGGTTAAGCGAGATGTGACGGTTGAGGAGGTGAATAAGGTACTCAAGAAAGCAGCTGCAAGCCCACGCTTTAGGCATGTCTTAGCTTATACCGAGGAAGAGCTGGTTTCATCGGATTTTATCGGTAATCCCCACAGCTCAATTGTGGACAGTAAGCTCACTAACGTAGTGGGGAGCAATATGCTAAAAGTTGTGGCTTGGTATGACAATGAATGGGGGTATTCGAATCGGCTTGTTGAGCTGGTCGCATTGGTTGGTAAGAAGCTAAAGTAG
- a CDS encoding RpiB/LacA/LacB family sugar-phosphate isomerase, which translates to MEGEFRPSKVFLGADHGGLEVKNQLKAELQSEFTVVDMGPTQLDPADDFTLFAESVAQAVVAEPGSMGILVCRSGEGMAIAANKIDGVRAALVWNQAVAKETREDNDSNVLSLPADHLSLSEMGAIARIWLTTPFSGKERHERRLEQISDLEERN; encoded by the coding sequence ATGGAGGGGGAGTTTCGACCAAGCAAGGTATTTTTAGGGGCCGATCATGGTGGGTTAGAGGTCAAAAATCAACTCAAGGCTGAGCTTCAGTCGGAGTTTACGGTCGTTGATATGGGGCCAACTCAACTCGATCCAGCCGATGATTTTACACTATTTGCCGAGAGTGTGGCGCAAGCGGTTGTTGCTGAACCAGGCTCAATGGGTATTTTGGTTTGTCGATCTGGCGAGGGGATGGCAATTGCTGCCAATAAAATTGATGGCGTACGAGCTGCCTTAGTTTGGAATCAGGCGGTAGCAAAAGAAACTCGTGAAGATAATGATTCTAACGTATTATCCTTGCCAGCCGACCACCTTTCCTTGTCTGAAATGGGCGCGATTGCCCGTATTTGGCTTACTACACCTTTTTCTGGAAAAGAGCGTCATGAGCGAAGACTTGAGCAAATTTCAGATTTGGAAGAGCGTAATTAA
- a CDS encoding thioredoxin family protein yields MNLNHIIEFYGETCPHCIAMRPVVAQLEKDLGGEIVKLEVWNNSENEKKMRQYAGLIESACGGFMAVPSFINTQTGQALCGAHNPEELKILFEGGECKDGVCMPHTKQAEKPQS; encoded by the coding sequence ATGAATCTTAATCATATTATTGAATTTTACGGTGAAACTTGCCCGCACTGCATAGCAATGCGCCCGGTAGTAGCTCAGCTGGAAAAAGATTTAGGTGGCGAGATAGTAAAACTTGAGGTTTGGAATAATTCTGAGAATGAGAAGAAGATGCGACAGTATGCTGGGTTGATTGAGTCTGCCTGTGGAGGTTTTATGGCGGTACCAAGCTTTATTAATACTCAAACTGGCCAAGCGTTGTGTGGTGCACATAATCCGGAAGAACTAAAGATTTTATTTGAAGGCGGAGAATGCAAGGATGGTGTATGTATGCCCCACACTAAGCAAGCCGAGAAGCCGCAGTCTTAG
- a CDS encoding vitamin K epoxide reductase family protein, with product MAQASRRFGWPQIVFGLLSVVGLIDATILTIEHYTRDGLTCSFTGGCERVLTSRFAELPVLGIPVAMLGVVFYGVVLFLVMFSVINREPIRRLPILAWSTIGFISSLGLTSIQAFVLRAWCQYCLLSALTSTLIFIFAVIYWLSGRKKKEEDEDES from the coding sequence ATGGCACAGGCCAGTAGGCGCTTTGGTTGGCCACAGATAGTTTTTGGCTTGCTATCTGTCGTTGGTTTAATCGATGCGACAATTTTAACCATCGAGCATTACACTAGGGATGGCTTAACGTGTAGTTTTACCGGTGGTTGCGAGCGAGTTCTGACGAGCCGGTTTGCAGAGTTGCCAGTCTTGGGTATTCCGGTGGCGATGTTGGGAGTGGTTTTTTATGGAGTGGTACTATTTTTGGTGATGTTTAGCGTTATAAACCGAGAGCCAATTAGACGTCTGCCAATCTTAGCTTGGTCAACAATTGGATTTATTAGCTCGCTTGGGCTGACATCGATTCAGGCATTTGTATTGCGAGCCTGGTGTCAGTACTGTTTACTCTCGGCTCTAACATCAACTCTAATATTTATCTTTGCTGTCATATATTGGCTGTCTGGTCGCAAGAAAAAAGAGGAGGATGAGGATGAATCTTAA